A DNA window from Buttiauxella agrestis contains the following coding sequences:
- the chiP gene encoding chitoporin ChiP produces MRTFSGKRSALALAIAGVTALSGLVVIPQATAAGFVDDSTLTGGVYYWQRERDRKDVTTGKYETNLAHSTWNANLDFQSGYAADMFGLDIAAFTAIEMAENANSGHPNEIAFSSSNKAYDEDYSGDKSGISLYKAAAKFKYGPVWARGGYIQPTGQTLLAPHWSFMPGTYQGAEAGANFDYGDSGALSFSYMWTNEYKAPWHLEMDKFYQNDKNTKVDYLHSLGAKYDFKNNLILEAAFGQAEGYVDQYFTKASYKFDIAGSPLTTSYQFYGTRDKVSDGSVNDLYDGTAWLQALTLGYRVGQVDLRLEGTVVKADGQQGYFLQRMTPTYASSNGRLDVWWDNRSDFNANGEKAVFAGAMYDLSNWNLAGWAVGASYVYAWDAKPSSKPTTDGYYDADNRLKESAYSLDALYTVQDGRAKGTLFKLHFTQYDNHSDIPSWGGGYGNIFQDERDVKFIVIAPFTIF; encoded by the coding sequence ATGCGTACGTTTAGTGGCAAACGTAGTGCGCTTGCGCTTGCAATCGCAGGTGTTACGGCTCTTTCAGGATTAGTAGTCATCCCTCAGGCAACAGCAGCAGGTTTTGTTGATGATTCAACACTGACCGGTGGTGTTTATTACTGGCAGCGTGAGCGTGACCGTAAAGACGTCACAACGGGTAAATACGAAACTAACCTTGCGCACTCCACCTGGAACGCAAACCTGGACTTCCAGTCAGGTTATGCCGCTGACATGTTTGGTCTGGACATTGCGGCCTTTACTGCTATCGAAATGGCAGAAAACGCTAACAGCGGTCACCCAAATGAAATCGCATTCTCCTCTTCTAACAAAGCTTACGACGAAGATTATTCCGGCGATAAGAGCGGCATCAGCCTTTATAAAGCAGCGGCTAAATTCAAATACGGCCCGGTATGGGCGCGTGGTGGTTACATTCAGCCAACCGGTCAAACTCTGTTAGCACCACACTGGAGCTTCATGCCAGGTACTTACCAGGGCGCAGAAGCCGGTGCAAACTTTGACTATGGCGATTCTGGTGCTCTGAGCTTCTCCTACATGTGGACCAACGAGTATAAAGCTCCGTGGCACCTGGAAATGGACAAGTTCTATCAGAACGATAAGAACACCAAAGTCGATTACTTACATTCACTTGGTGCGAAATATGACTTCAAAAATAACCTGATTCTTGAGGCCGCATTTGGTCAGGCTGAAGGTTATGTTGATCAGTATTTCACCAAGGCGAGCTACAAATTTGATATCGCGGGCAGCCCGTTAACCACCAGCTACCAGTTCTACGGCACGCGTGACAAAGTTTCCGACGGCAGCGTGAACGATCTGTACGACGGAACCGCATGGTTGCAGGCATTGACTCTCGGATACAGAGTCGGCCAGGTTGATTTGCGCCTTGAAGGAACCGTGGTTAAGGCCGATGGCCAACAGGGCTACTTCTTGCAGCGTATGACGCCAACTTACGCCTCTTCCAACGGTCGTCTTGATGTGTGGTGGGATAACCGCTCTGACTTCAACGCCAACGGTGAAAAAGCGGTATTTGCAGGCGCGATGTATGACCTGAGCAACTGGAATCTTGCGGGTTGGGCAGTGGGTGCTTCTTATGTTTACGCATGGGATGCTAAACCAAGCTCCAAACCAACGACAGACGGTTACTACGATGCGGATAACCGCCTGAAAGAATCTGCGTACAGCCTTGATGCGTTGTACACCGTTCAGGATGGTCGTGCGAAAGGCACTCTGTTCAAACTGCACTTCACTCAATACGACAACCATTCCGACATCCCAAGCTGGGGCGGTGGTTACGGCAACATCTTCCAGGATGAGCGTGACGTGAAATTTATTGTTATCGCACCATTCACCATCTTCTGA
- a CDS encoding HAD-IIA family hydrolase has protein sequence MTIQNVICDIDGVLMHDNVAVPGANEFLGRIMEKGMPLVLLTNYPSQTGQDLANRFASAGIDVPDSVFYTSAMATADFLRRQEGKKAYVVGEGALIHELYKAGFTITDINPDFVIVGETRSYNWEMMHKAAYFVANGARFIATNPDTHGRGYYPACGALCAGIEKISGRKPFCVGKPSPWIIRAALNKMQAHSEHTVIVGDNLRTDILAGFQAGLETILVLSGVSTLNDIDAMPFRPSWIYPSVAEVDII, from the coding sequence ATGACCATTCAGAATGTAATTTGTGATATTGACGGCGTGCTGATGCACGACAACGTTGCCGTACCCGGTGCGAATGAATTCCTGGGCCGCATCATGGAAAAGGGTATGCCGCTCGTCCTGCTGACGAATTATCCTTCGCAAACAGGGCAGGATCTGGCAAACCGTTTTGCTTCTGCCGGTATTGATGTCCCGGATAGCGTTTTTTATACCTCAGCAATGGCAACTGCCGATTTCTTGCGTCGCCAGGAAGGGAAAAAAGCCTACGTGGTAGGTGAAGGCGCATTGATTCATGAGCTGTATAAAGCAGGCTTCACTATCACTGACATCAACCCAGACTTTGTTATTGTTGGCGAGACACGTTCCTATAACTGGGAAATGATGCACAAAGCCGCTTATTTTGTGGCGAATGGCGCTCGCTTTATTGCGACTAACCCCGACACCCATGGCCGTGGTTATTATCCGGCTTGTGGTGCGTTGTGCGCCGGTATCGAGAAAATTTCCGGCCGCAAACCGTTCTGCGTGGGCAAGCCAAGCCCATGGATCATTCGCGCTGCCCTCAATAAAATGCAGGCGCATTCGGAACATACCGTGATTGTTGGCGATAACCTGCGTACCGATATTCTTGCTGGCTTCCAGGCTGGCCTGGAAACCATTCTGGTGCTTTCGGGTGTTTCAACATTGAACGACATTGATGCCATGCCGTTCCGCCCTTCCTGGATTTACCCGTCGGTTGCAGAAGTCGATATCATCTAA
- the asnB gene encoding asparagine synthase B translates to MCSIFGVLDIKTDAVELRKKALELSRLMRHRGPDWSGVYAHEKAILSHERLSIVDVNAGAQPLYNKAKTHALAVNGEIYNHQALRAEYGDRYEFQTGSDCEVILALYQEKGPEFLDDLQGMFAFVLYDEVQDAYLIGRDHIGIIPLYMGHDEHGNMYVASEMKALVPVCRTIKEFPAGSYLWSKDGEIRSYYQRDWFEYDAVKDNVTDKNELRQALEDSVKSHLMSDVPYGVLLSGGLDSSVISAITKKFAARRVEDEERSEAWWPQLHSFAVGLVGSPDLIAAQEVANHLGTVHHEIHFTVQEGLDAIRDVIYHIETYDVTTIRASTPMYLMSRKIKAMGIKMVLSGEGSDEVFGGYLYFHKAPNDKELHEETVRKLQSLHMFDCARANKAMSAWGVEARVPFLDKKFLDVAMRINPKDKMCGNGKMEKHILRECFESYLPASVAWRQKEQFSDGVGYSWIDTLKEVAAAQVTDQQLETASYRFPYNTPGSKEAYLYREIFEELFPLPSAAHCVPGGPSVACSSAKAIEWDEAFKTMNDPSGRAVGVHQSAYK, encoded by the coding sequence ATGTGTTCAATTTTTGGTGTTCTGGATATCAAGACCGATGCGGTCGAATTGCGTAAGAAAGCGCTCGAGTTATCACGCCTGATGCGCCACCGTGGGCCAGACTGGTCCGGTGTTTATGCACATGAAAAAGCCATCCTTTCTCACGAACGTCTCTCTATTGTTGATGTAAACGCAGGCGCTCAGCCGCTTTACAATAAAGCAAAAACTCACGCATTAGCGGTTAACGGCGAAATCTACAACCATCAGGCCCTGCGCGCAGAATACGGCGACCGTTACGAATTCCAGACCGGTTCTGACTGCGAAGTTATCCTGGCGCTTTATCAGGAGAAAGGCCCAGAGTTTCTGGATGACCTGCAAGGCATGTTTGCTTTCGTTCTGTATGACGAAGTGCAGGACGCTTACCTGATTGGCCGTGACCATATCGGCATCATCCCGCTGTATATGGGCCATGACGAACACGGCAACATGTATGTGGCTTCTGAAATGAAGGCGCTGGTGCCGGTTTGTCGTACCATCAAAGAATTCCCGGCAGGTAGCTACCTGTGGAGCAAAGACGGTGAAATCCGCAGTTATTACCAGCGTGACTGGTTTGAATATGATGCGGTAAAAGACAACGTTACTGACAAAAACGAATTGCGTCAGGCGCTGGAAGATTCCGTCAAAAGCCATCTGATGTCTGACGTACCGTACGGCGTACTGCTGTCTGGTGGTCTGGATTCATCTGTTATCTCCGCTATCACCAAGAAATTTGCTGCCCGCCGTGTAGAGGATGAAGAACGCTCTGAAGCCTGGTGGCCGCAACTGCACTCCTTTGCAGTGGGTCTGGTCGGTTCGCCTGATCTGATAGCCGCGCAAGAAGTGGCAAACCATCTGGGTACTGTTCACCACGAAATTCATTTCACAGTACAAGAAGGCCTGGATGCGATTCGTGATGTTATCTATCACATCGAAACTTATGATGTGACCACAATCCGCGCCTCCACCCCAATGTATTTGATGTCCCGTAAAATCAAAGCAATGGGCATTAAAATGGTGCTGTCTGGTGAAGGTTCTGACGAAGTGTTTGGCGGTTACCTGTACTTCCATAAAGCGCCAAACGACAAAGAGCTGCACGAAGAAACCGTACGTAAACTGCAATCGCTGCATATGTTCGACTGCGCTCGTGCTAACAAAGCGATGTCTGCCTGGGGCGTGGAAGCTCGCGTACCGTTCCTGGATAAGAAATTCCTCGATGTCGCGATGCGCATCAACCCGAAAGACAAAATGTGCGGCAATGGCAAAATGGAAAAACATATCCTGCGTGAATGTTTTGAATCCTATCTGCCAGCAAGCGTTGCATGGCGTCAGAAAGAGCAATTCTCTGATGGCGTAGGTTACAGCTGGATCGACACGTTAAAAGAAGTGGCTGCGGCTCAGGTCACCGATCAACAACTGGAAACCGCAAGCTATCGTTTCCCGTACAACACGCCAGGTTCTAAAGAAGCGTATTTGTATCGTGAAATCTTTGAAGAATTATTCCCGCTGCCAAGTGCTGCCCATTGCGTTCCTGGCGGCCCATCTGTTGCCTGTTCTTCTGCTAAGGCCATTGAATGGGATGAAGCCTTCAAAACAATGAATGATCCATCAGGCCGTGCGGTGGGTGTTCACCAGTCAGCTTACAAATAA
- the nagC gene encoding DNA-binding transcriptional regulator NagC — protein MTTGGQAQIGNVDLVKQLNSAAVYRLIDQHGPISRIQIAEQSQLAPASVTKITRQLIERGLIKEVDQQASTGGRRAISIITETRNFNAIGVRLGRHDATITLFDLSAKPLAEEHYALPERTQETLEHALLNAISQFIEIYQRKMRELIAISVILPGLVDPESGVIRYMPHIQVNNWSLVDSLEKQFKVTCYVGHDIRSLALAEHYFGATHDCDDSILVRVHRGTGAGILSNGRIFIGRNGNVGEIGHIQVDPLGERCHCGNFGCLETIAANAAIEHRVRHLLEQGYNSRLTLEECDITAICKAANKGDALACEVIEHVGRHLGKAISIAINLFNPQKIVIAGEIIEAEKVLLPAIEGCINTQVLKAFRKNLPVVCSKLDDRSAIGAFALVKRSMLNGVLLQRLLES, from the coding sequence ATGACGACTGGCGGACAGGCTCAAATTGGTAATGTCGATCTGGTAAAACAGCTGAATAGCGCGGCGGTATATCGCCTGATTGACCAACATGGGCCAATCTCTCGTATTCAGATTGCCGAGCAGAGCCAGCTTGCGCCGGCCAGCGTCACAAAAATTACTCGCCAGTTAATTGAGCGCGGATTGATCAAAGAAGTGGATCAACAGGCTTCCACCGGGGGCCGCCGCGCTATCTCCATTATCACCGAAACCCGCAATTTCAATGCGATTGGCGTGCGCCTTGGCCGCCATGATGCCACCATCACACTGTTTGATCTCAGCGCAAAACCGCTGGCCGAAGAGCATTACGCTCTGCCAGAACGCACCCAGGAAACACTCGAACACGCGCTGCTGAACGCCATTTCTCAGTTTATCGAAATATATCAGCGCAAAATGCGTGAGCTGATTGCGATCTCCGTGATTCTGCCGGGTTTGGTTGACCCTGAAAGTGGTGTGATTCGCTATATGCCGCATATTCAGGTCAATAACTGGTCGCTGGTCGATAGCCTAGAGAAACAGTTCAAAGTCACCTGTTATGTCGGGCACGATATCCGTAGCCTGGCCCTTGCAGAGCACTACTTTGGTGCAACTCACGACTGCGATGACTCCATTTTGGTGCGTGTTCACCGTGGTACGGGTGCCGGTATTCTTTCAAACGGTCGCATTTTTATTGGCCGTAACGGTAACGTTGGCGAAATTGGTCACATCCAGGTCGATCCTTTAGGTGAACGTTGCCACTGCGGGAACTTTGGCTGCCTCGAAACCATTGCCGCCAATGCCGCTATTGAACATCGCGTGCGACATTTGCTTGAACAAGGCTATAACAGCCGCCTGACGCTTGAAGAGTGTGATATTACGGCAATTTGTAAAGCCGCGAATAAAGGCGATGCCCTGGCATGCGAAGTGATTGAACATGTTGGCCGTCATCTGGGCAAAGCCATTTCTATTGCGATTAACCTGTTCAACCCGCAGAAAATCGTGATTGCCGGGGAAATCATTGAAGCCGAAAAAGTGCTTCTCCCTGCGATTGAAGGCTGCATTAATACGCAGGTGTTGAAAGCCTTCCGCAAAAACCTGCCTGTCGTGTGCTCAAAATTGGATGACCGTTCAGCCATTGGCGCCTTTGCGCTGGTAAAACGCTCAATGCTCAATGGCGTGTTGCTTCAGCGGTTGCTGGAGAGTTAA
- the nagB gene encoding glucosamine-6-phosphate deaminase: MRLIPLATPAQVGKWAARHIVKRINAFNPTADRPFLLGLPTGGTPLEAYKALVEMHKAGQVSFKNVVTFNMDEYVGLPKEHPESYHTFMHRNFFDHVDIPAENINLLNGNAEDVDAECRRYEEKIRSYGKIHLFMGGVGNDGHIAFNEPASSLASRTRIKTLTHDTRVANSRFFDGDVSQVPKYALTVGVGTLLDAEEVMILVLGHLKAQALQAAVEGNVNHMWTISCLQLHPKAVVVCDEPSTMELKVKTLKYFNELEAENIKDL; the protein is encoded by the coding sequence ATGAGACTGATTCCCCTGGCTACCCCAGCTCAAGTTGGCAAATGGGCAGCGCGCCATATCGTTAAACGTATCAATGCGTTTAACCCAACCGCAGATCGTCCTTTCCTGCTGGGCCTGCCAACTGGCGGTACGCCTCTTGAAGCGTATAAAGCGCTGGTAGAGATGCACAAAGCGGGCCAGGTTAGCTTTAAAAACGTCGTCACCTTTAACATGGATGAATACGTTGGCCTGCCAAAAGAGCATCCAGAAAGCTACCACACCTTTATGCACCGCAACTTCTTTGACCACGTTGATATCCCAGCAGAAAACATCAACCTGCTGAATGGCAACGCCGAAGATGTTGACGCAGAATGCCGTCGTTATGAAGAGAAAATTCGTTCATACGGTAAAATTCACCTGTTCATGGGTGGTGTGGGCAACGACGGTCATATCGCATTCAACGAGCCTGCTTCTTCTCTGGCATCTCGTACCCGTATCAAAACCCTGACTCATGACACGCGTGTAGCAAACTCCCGTTTCTTTGATGGTGATGTTTCTCAAGTTCCAAAATATGCACTAACCGTTGGCGTGGGTACTCTGCTCGACGCTGAAGAAGTGATGATTTTGGTTCTGGGCCATTTGAAAGCGCAAGCGCTGCAAGCGGCTGTGGAAGGTAACGTGAATCACATGTGGACCATTAGCTGTCTGCAACTGCACCCTAAAGCAGTGGTTGTTTGTGATGAGCCATCCACGATGGAACTCAAAGTGAAAACGCTGAAGTACTTCAATGAACTTGAAGCAGAAAATATCAAAGATCTTTAA
- the nagE gene encoding N-acetylglucosamine-specific PTS transporter subunit IIBC — MSILGYMQKVGRALMVPVATLPAAAILMGVGYWIDPVSWGGDSALAALFIKSGAAIIDNMGVLFAIGVAYGMSKDKDGAAALTGFVGFLVLTTLCSPAAVSMIKHIPLDQVPFAFSKIQNQFVGILVGIISAELYNRFSSVELPKALSFFSGRRLVPIITSFVMIAVAFIMMFIWPVVFSGLVNFGEHIQKMGSIGAGVYAFFNRLLIPVGLHHALNSVFWFDVAGINDIPKFLGGAKSIAEGTGIVGITGRYQAGFFPIMMFGLPGAALAIYHCARPENKAKVLGIMMAGAFAAFFTGITEPLEFSFMFVAPVLYLIHAVLTGISVFIAASMHWIAGFGFSAGLVDMVLSSRNPLATHWYMLIPQGLVFFVIYYVVFRFTINKFNLLTPGRELAVAGDEADGQDVNVSTNTNQDVSELARQYIAAVGGSANLTGIDACITRLRLNVKDSSLVNESLAKRLGATGVIRLNKTSVQIIVGFVAEKIANAMKTVGDVAAAPVAAVATAAPVAAAKPQAVPNAVTIAALVSPVTGDVVALEQVPDEAFASKAVGDGIAVKPTEKTVVAPAAGTIVKIFNTNHAFCLETEKGAEIVVHMGIDTVALNGQGFTRLVEEGAEVVAGQPILEMDLDFLNANARSMISPVVCSNIDDYSGLVIQAQGSVVAGQTPLYEIKGK, encoded by the coding sequence GTGAGTATTCTAGGTTATATGCAAAAGGTTGGCCGTGCGCTGATGGTGCCGGTAGCCACGCTACCAGCCGCAGCCATATTAATGGGTGTTGGTTACTGGATTGACCCGGTTAGCTGGGGTGGTGATAGCGCATTAGCTGCGTTGTTCATCAAATCTGGTGCTGCAATTATTGATAACATGGGTGTGCTGTTTGCCATTGGTGTGGCTTACGGTATGTCTAAAGATAAAGATGGTGCTGCTGCACTAACCGGCTTTGTCGGTTTCCTGGTTTTGACAACGCTCTGCTCTCCAGCCGCTGTTTCCATGATCAAACATATTCCGTTAGATCAGGTGCCGTTTGCGTTCTCTAAAATCCAAAACCAATTTGTCGGTATTCTGGTCGGGATTATTTCTGCCGAGTTGTACAACCGCTTTAGCAGCGTCGAGCTGCCGAAAGCGTTGTCCTTCTTCAGCGGACGTCGCCTGGTGCCGATCATCACTTCCTTTGTGATGATCGCGGTTGCCTTCATCATGATGTTTATCTGGCCGGTAGTGTTTAGTGGCCTGGTGAACTTCGGTGAGCACATCCAGAAAATGGGTTCTATCGGCGCAGGTGTGTATGCGTTCTTTAACCGTTTACTGATTCCAGTGGGTCTGCACCACGCCCTGAACTCCGTGTTCTGGTTCGATGTTGCCGGTATCAACGACATTCCTAAGTTCCTTGGCGGTGCTAAATCTATCGCTGAAGGTACGGGTATTGTTGGTATTACTGGTCGTTACCAGGCTGGTTTCTTCCCAATCATGATGTTCGGTCTTCCTGGTGCTGCACTGGCAATTTACCACTGCGCGCGTCCTGAAAATAAAGCCAAAGTATTGGGTATCATGATGGCAGGTGCGTTTGCTGCCTTCTTTACTGGTATCACTGAACCGTTGGAATTCTCCTTCATGTTCGTGGCTCCAGTTCTGTATCTGATTCACGCAGTGCTGACCGGTATTTCCGTCTTCATCGCAGCAAGCATGCATTGGATTGCAGGTTTCGGCTTCAGTGCGGGTCTGGTGGATATGGTGCTTTCTTCCCGTAACCCACTGGCAACTCACTGGTACATGCTGATTCCGCAAGGCCTTGTGTTCTTCGTGATTTACTACGTTGTATTCCGCTTTACTATCAACAAATTCAATCTGTTGACTCCAGGTCGTGAACTGGCTGTTGCAGGTGATGAAGCTGATGGTCAGGACGTGAATGTCAGCACCAACACCAATCAGGATGTTTCTGAGCTGGCTCGTCAGTACATTGCGGCTGTAGGTGGTTCAGCAAACCTGACAGGTATCGATGCGTGTATCACTCGTCTGCGCCTGAACGTGAAAGACTCTTCACTGGTGAACGAATCTCTGGCTAAACGCCTGGGTGCAACCGGTGTTATCCGTCTGAACAAAACCAGCGTGCAAATCATCGTCGGCTTTGTGGCTGAGAAAATTGCTAACGCAATGAAAACAGTAGGCGACGTTGCTGCTGCTCCGGTTGCCGCTGTTGCGACCGCTGCGCCAGTCGCTGCTGCAAAACCACAGGCTGTACCAAACGCTGTCACTATCGCGGCACTGGTATCACCAGTAACGGGTGATGTGGTCGCGCTGGAGCAGGTTCCTGATGAAGCATTCGCCAGCAAAGCGGTAGGTGATGGTATTGCTGTTAAGCCAACTGAGAAAACAGTTGTCGCGCCAGCTGCCGGTACTATCGTAAAAATCTTCAATACGAACCATGCGTTCTGTCTTGAAACCGAAAAGGGTGCTGAGATCGTTGTCCATATGGGCATTGATACCGTCGCGCTGAACGGACAAGGCTTTACTCGTCTGGTAGAAGAGGGTGCTGAAGTGGTTGCAGGCCAGCCGATTCTGGAAATGGATCTTGATTTCCTGAACGCCAATGCTCGCTCCATGATTAGCCCGGTTGTTTGCAGCAACATCGACGACTACAGCGGTCTGGTTATCCAGGCGCAAGGTTCCGTCGTTGCAGGCCAAACGCCTCTGTATGAAATTAAAGGCAAATAA
- the glnS gene encoding glutamine--tRNA ligase — MSEAEARPTNFIRQIIDEDLANGKHTSICTRFPPEPNGYLHIGHAKSICLNFGIAQDYQGQCNLRFDDTNPVKEDIEYVDSIKHDVEWLGFQWSGNIRYSSDYFDQLFNYAVELINKGLAYVDELTPEQIREYRGSLTSPGKNSPYRDRTVEENLALFEKMRNGEFAEGTACLRAKIDMASPFIVMRDPVIYRIKFADHHQTGNKWCIYPMYDFTHCISDALEGITHSLCTLEFQDNRRLYDWVLDNITIPAHPRQYEFSRLNLEYSIMSKRKLNLLVTEKVVEGWDDPRMPTISGLRRRGYTAASIREFCKRIGVTKQDNTVEMAALESCIRDDLNENAPRAMAVLDPVKVIIENFPQGEVEMVTMPNHPNKPEMGSRQVPFSREIYIDRADFREEANKQYKRLVLGKEVRLRNAYVIKADRVEKDEAGNMTVLHCSYDPDTLSKDPADGRKVKGVIHWVSAEHALPVEIRLYDRLFSVANPGAAEDFLATINPESLVIKQGFVEPSLKNAEISKAYQFEREGYFCLDSRYTTADKLVFNRTVGLRDTWAKMGE, encoded by the coding sequence ATGAGTGAGGCCGAAGCCCGCCCAACTAACTTTATTCGCCAGATTATTGATGAAGATTTGGCCAATGGTAAGCACACCAGCATTTGCACCCGTTTCCCGCCAGAGCCAAACGGCTATCTGCATATCGGCCATGCAAAATCCATCTGCCTGAATTTTGGTATCGCGCAAGATTATCAAGGCCAGTGCAACCTGCGTTTCGATGACACCAACCCGGTAAAAGAAGACATCGAATACGTTGATTCCATTAAGCACGATGTTGAATGGCTCGGTTTCCAGTGGTCCGGCAACATCCGTTATTCCTCTGATTATTTCGACCAGCTGTTTAACTACGCGGTTGAATTGATCAATAAAGGTCTGGCGTATGTCGATGAACTGACTCCGGAACAAATCCGTGAATATCGCGGCTCATTGACCTCTCCTGGCAAAAACAGCCCATATCGCGACCGCACCGTTGAAGAAAACCTCGCGCTGTTTGAGAAAATGCGTAACGGTGAGTTTGCTGAAGGGACTGCGTGCCTGCGCGCGAAAATCGACATGGCTTCGCCGTTCATCGTCATGCGCGATCCGGTTATTTACCGTATCAAGTTTGCCGACCATCACCAGACCGGCAACAAGTGGTGCATCTATCCGATGTACGACTTCACCCACTGCATCTCCGATGCGCTGGAAGGCATTACGCACTCCCTGTGTACGCTGGAATTCCAGGACAACCGTCGCCTGTACGACTGGGTGTTGGATAACATCACTATTCCTGCGCACCCGCGTCAGTACGAGTTCTCGCGCCTGAATCTCGAATACTCCATCATGTCCAAGCGTAAGCTGAACCTGCTGGTGACTGAGAAGGTTGTAGAGGGTTGGGATGACCCACGTATGCCGACCATCTCGGGTCTGCGTCGTCGTGGTTACACCGCTGCATCTATTCGTGAATTCTGTAAGCGCATTGGTGTGACCAAGCAAGACAACACCGTTGAAATGGCTGCCCTGGAATCTTGTATCCGTGACGACCTGAACGAGAACGCGCCGCGTGCGATGGCTGTTCTTGATCCGGTAAAAGTTATCATTGAAAACTTCCCGCAGGGCGAAGTTGAAATGGTCACGATGCCTAACCATCCTAACAAACCAGAGATGGGTAGCCGTCAGGTGCCGTTTAGCCGTGAAATCTACATCGACCGCGCTGACTTCCGTGAAGAAGCCAACAAACAGTACAAGCGTCTGGTGCTGGGCAAAGAAGTTCGTCTGCGTAATGCGTATGTGATTAAAGCCGATCGTGTTGAGAAAGATGAAGCAGGGAACATGACCGTGCTGCATTGCTCCTACGATCCGGACACATTAAGCAAAGACCCGGCGGATGGCCGTAAAGTGAAAGGTGTTATTCATTGGGTCAGTGCCGAACATGCATTGCCGGTTGAAATCCGTCTTTACGACCGTTTGTTCAGCGTGGCGAACCCAGGTGCTGCTGAAGATTTCCTGGCAACAATTAACCCAGAGTCTCTGGTCATCAAGCAAGGTTTTGTCGAGCCAAGTCTGAAAAATGCCGAAATCAGCAAAGCGTATCAGTTTGAGCGCGAAGGTTATTTCTGCCTGGATAGCCGTTATACAACGGCTGACAAACTGGTATTTAACCGTACCGTCGGGCTACGTGATACCTGGGCCAAAATGGGCGAATAA
- the nagA gene encoding N-acetylglucosamine-6-phosphate deacetylase: MFALTHGRIHTGHEILDDHAIVIANGLIERVCPRSDLPAGIETRDVGGAIIAPGFIDVQLNGCGGVQFNDSADAVTVETLEIMQKANERSGCTSYLPTLITSSDDLMKQGVRVMREYLAKYQNQALGLHLEGPWLNMVKKGTHNPSFVRKPDAELVDFLCENADVITKVTLAPEMVAPEVISKLVASGIIVSAGHSNATVKEAKVGFRAGITFATHLFNAMPYITGREPGLAGAIFDEPDVYCGIIADGLHVDYANIRTAKKVKGDKLCLVTDATAPAGANIDEFIFAGKTIYYRDGLCVDENGTLSGSALTMIEGVRNLVEHAGIALDEVLRMATLYPARAMGVDQQLGTIEAGKVANLTTFTRDFKITKTFVNGNEVVTE, encoded by the coding sequence ATGTTTGCATTAACTCACGGTCGGATTCATACCGGCCATGAAATTCTTGATGATCACGCGATTGTTATCGCGAACGGCCTGATTGAACGCGTTTGCCCGCGCTCAGATCTCCCAGCGGGTATAGAGACTCGTGATGTGGGTGGTGCAATCATCGCCCCCGGTTTTATTGATGTGCAATTGAATGGCTGTGGTGGTGTGCAGTTCAACGATTCCGCTGATGCGGTGACGGTTGAAACGCTGGAAATCATGCAGAAAGCCAATGAGCGTTCTGGCTGTACCAGCTACCTGCCAACACTCATCACCAGCAGTGATGACCTGATGAAGCAAGGCGTGAGAGTCATGCGCGAATACCTGGCGAAGTACCAGAACCAGGCGCTCGGTCTGCATCTTGAAGGCCCATGGCTGAACATGGTGAAAAAAGGCACGCACAACCCAAGTTTCGTGCGTAAACCAGATGCAGAACTGGTCGATTTCCTCTGCGAGAATGCAGACGTCATCACCAAAGTGACTCTGGCACCAGAAATGGTTGCGCCAGAAGTCATCAGTAAACTGGTTGCATCCGGCATTATCGTTTCCGCCGGGCACTCCAATGCGACGGTTAAAGAAGCCAAAGTCGGTTTCCGTGCAGGTATCACCTTCGCAACCCATCTTTTCAACGCCATGCCGTACATTACTGGCCGCGAACCCGGGCTTGCAGGTGCAATTTTTGATGAGCCAGATGTTTACTGCGGTATCATTGCCGATGGTTTACATGTGGATTATGCGAACATCCGTACTGCGAAAAAGGTCAAAGGCGACAAGCTGTGCCTGGTGACTGATGCCACCGCTCCGGCGGGCGCAAATATAGATGAGTTCATTTTCGCAGGAAAAACAATATACTACCGTGATGGTTTATGTGTAGATGAGAACGGCACTCTGAGCGGTTCGGCCCTGACGATGATTGAAGGGGTACGTAACCTGGTCGAGCATGCTGGCATCGCCTTAGATGAAGTCTTGCGGATGGCCACGCTCTACCCTGCCCGCGCGATGGGTGTAGACCAGCAATTAGGGACTATTGAAGCTGGGAAAGTCGCGAATCTGACGACCTTTACCCGCGATTTTAAAATCACCAAGACCTTTGTTAATGGTAACGAGGTCGTAACTGAGTAA